The Bacteroides ovatus genomic interval CCGGGTCGGTCGCAGCTATGTTTTCATCAATTCTTTGTGGAAAAAGAACGGTTTGGTTGGGAATGTAAGGACGAAAATGTAACTTTGCCATAACGAAAAACTTTATACCTAAAGATACGAAAACTTTGGGTAATAACAAAGCCCGGGCTTGAGAAAGTCTGGGCTTTGCGCATAAAAAAAGGCTGTGTCAGCGTTTTGACACAACCTCTTTTTGTATCTTTAAGCATTCCCCCCCAAAAACGGTTTGACGGCCAAAACGGGGGGAATTAAAAATAAAAACACATGGTAAAGATACAAAAAATCTCAGAAATCGAACCTCGTTTAGGTTTTACTGAGTTCGATATGCTAAAAAAATATCGTCAAAGTTTTGCAACGAGTGAATTAGGTCGACTCCATTCTCTGTTCCCTTTCTCGGAACTGGCCCGACAAATGCATTTGAAGTCCTCTCCTTTGGGTCGTAAAAGTTATTTTTCTCCCGAAGGTAAAATAGCCTTGATGGTCTTGAAGTCCTATACCAACTTTTCCGATGCACAACTGATTGAGCATTTAAACGGTAATATTCATTACCAGTTATTTTGTGGTGTTCAGATTGATCCGCTTCATCCACTGACCAATCCTAAAATCGTCAGTGCAATTCGTCAGGAACTAGCGGATCGCCTTGATATTGAGTCCCTCCAGCTCATTCTTGCCGATCATTGGAAACCTTATCTTGAGAACCTTCATGTCTGTATGACCGATGCCACCTGTTATGAAAGTCATCTGCGTTTTCCTACTGATACCAAACTCTTATGGGAAGGTATTGTATGGCTTCATCGTCATCTGTGCAAACATTGCCAGACCTTGCACATACAACGTCCCCGTAACAAGTATCTTGATGTACGCCGTGCCTATCTTGCTTATAGCAAACTGCGTAAACGCAAGAAATCACAGACTCGTATGATTACACGAAGGTTACTTCAGTTATTGGAAAAGTTACTTGACCAGCTGGAGCAGCTTCATTCATCCTACAGGAACAGGCTTACACTATCCTCTGATTACCAAAGACGTTTCTCGGTCATACAGACAGTCCTTGAGCAAGGGAAAAATTTATTTGCAGGCAAAAAAGTGTCCAACCGTATCGTGAGTATCGACCGGCATTACCTTCGCCCCATTATCAGAGGCAAGGAAACCAAATCCGTTGAATTCGGAGCCAAAGTCAACAATATACAGATAGACGGAATCTCCTTTATAGAACATATCTCCTTTAAGGCTTTTAACGAAGGAGTACGTTTGAAAGACTGTATTCATCTGCAACAACAACTGACCGGGGTTAGGGTTAAGGCGCTTGCGGCGGATTCAATCTATGCCAATAATGCCAACCGGAAATTTTGTACAAAATATCATATAAGTACTTCCTTTAAGCGTAAGGGCAGAGCTGCCAAAGATGAGCCGCTTCGTAAGATCTTACGGTCGGAACTCAGCCGTGAAAGAGCTACCCGCCTGGAAGGAAATTTTGGAACGCAGAAACAACATTACTCATTGGCCAGGATAAAAGCTAGAAACAGGAAAACGGAAGTACTTTGGATTTTCTTTGGGATACATACAGCCAATGCGGTATGTATGATAGAAAAGGTCGAAAAGAAAAAAAGAAAGGCAGCATAATCTGACTAAAATAACAGGAAAAACAGGAGAGGTTTTAACTTCCCCTAAAAAAGACATGTACATAATGCAAGGGGGGGAAGGAAAAACAAGAATATGTAAACAATATTATACAAAAAAGATAGAAGATTGGGAGAGTTGAACGAAAAAATCAAGAGAAAAGCTCACGTAAAGCAAAGCTTTTCTCTTGATTTTTTAGAAAGAGGAACATTTACTGAATATCCCTAAATATATCTCTGTGAGATCTTGTATTACTTTGTAGTAGACTTATTTTTCCAACTGGAAATCTTTTCGGCGTAACACGAAGCTGTTACTCAAGTATTTTTCACGTACAATCTGATTTTCCGATAATTCTTCCGGTGTTCCCTGGAAAAGGATCTTTCCTTCGAACAGCAGATAGGCGCGGTCTGTGATACTAAGCGTTTCTTGTACGTTGTGGTCGGTAATCAGGATTCCGATATTCTTGTCTTTCAGTTTCCATACAATTTGCTGGATATCTTCTACGGCAATCGGGTCGACACCGGCAAAAGGTTCGTCAAGCATGATGAATTTGGGGTCGATGGCAAGACAACGGGCAATCTCTGTACGGCGGCGCTCACCTCCCGACAACTGGTTACCTTTATTTTTGCGTACCTTTTGCAGACGGAACTCTGCAATCAGGCTTTCGAGTTTCTCTTTTTGATATTCTTTGGGCTTGTTGGTCATTTCCAGTACAGAGGCGATATTATCTTCCACGCTCATCTGGCGGAAAACGGAAGCTTCCTGTGCAAGGTAGCCGATTCCCGTTTGTGCGCGTTTGTAAACCGGATATTTGGTAATCTCCAGGTCATCGAGGAAAATACGTCCTTCATTAGGAGTAATCAGCCCTACAGTCATATAGAATGAAGTCGTCTTACCGGCACCGTTCGGTCCCAGCAAACCTACAATCTCACCTTGCTTCACATTGATGGAAACGTGGCTTACAACGGTTCGTTTACCGTACTTCTTAACCAGGTCTTCCGTGCGGAGCACCATCTTGCTTTCTTCCATATTCTAGTTATTTTGCGGCAAATGTAGTAAAAATAAGCTGAAATAATGTACATTTGCAGACAAATAGTGTGAGTTATGATAAAAGCATTGAGAACCGTCGGGAGATATTTCATGCTGATGGGTCGGACTTTTTCCCGCCCCGAACGTATGCGTATGTTCTTCCGGCAATACCTTAACGAGTTGGAGCAGCTAGGTGTGAACTCCATCGGTATTGTGCTGTTGATTTCGTTTTTCATCGGCGCAGTGATTACCATCCAGATTAAGTTGAATATCGAAAGTCCATGGATGCCCCGCTGGACAGTGGGATATGTGACACGTGAAATTATGTTGCTGGAATTTTCTTCTTCCATCATGTGTTTGATTCTTGCCGGAAAAGTCGGGTCGAATATCGCTTCGGAATTAGGAACGATGCGGGTGACGCAACAGATTGATGCGCTCGAAATTATGGGTATCAATTCGGCGAACTACCTGATTTTGCCTAAGATTACGGCGATGGTGACTGTTATTCCTATTCTAGTGACGTTTAGTATCTTTGCCGGAATCATCGGTGCCTTTTGCACGTGTTGGTTTGCCGGGGTTATGAATGCTGTCGATCTCGAATATGGTTTGCAGTATATGTTTAACGAATGGTTTATCTGGGCGGGTATCATCAAATCCCTCTTTTTTGCGTTTATAATTGCAAGTGTGTCCGCTTTCTTCGGATACACGGTAGAGGGAGGTTCGATTGCTGTAGGAAAGGCTTCTACGGATGCCGTAGTATCCAGCAGTGTATTAATTCTGTTTTCAGACTTGATATTAACTAAACTTTTGATGGGATGATTGAGATTAAAGGACTTTATAAATCATTTGATGACAAGACAGTATTGAGTGATATCAATGCTGACTTTGCAAATGGAAAGACAAACTTGATTATCGGTCAGAGTGGTTCCGGTAAGACGGTGTTGATGAAATGTATTGTAGGATTGCTAACTCCGGAGAAAGGGGAAGTCTTGTATGACGGACGTAACCTTGTCCTGATGGGGAAAAAGGAGAAGAAGATGCTTCGCAAGGAAATGGGAATGATTTTCCAGAGTGCGGCTCTTTTTGACTCTATGACCGTATTTGATAATGTGATGTTTCCACTGAATATGTTTAGCAACGATATCTTGCGTGACCGGATCAAACGGGCGATGTTCTGTCTGGATCGTGTGAATCTGGGGGAAGCGAAAGATAAGTTTCCGGGAGAAATCAGTGGTGGTATGCAGAAGCGTGTGGCTATTGCGCGTGCGATTGCCTTGAATCCGCAATATCTGTTTTGCGATGAGCCGAACTCGGGGCTGGACCCGAAAACGTCATTGGTGATTGATGATCTGATCCACGATATTACGCAGGAATATAACATGACGACCATTATCAATACGCATGATATGAACTCTGTATTGGGAATTGGTGAGAAGGTGATTTATATTTATGAGGGACATAAAGAGTGGGAAGGTACGAAAGATGATATCTTTACTTCTACCAATGAGCGACTGAATAACTTTATCTTTGCTTCAGACTTGCTCCGTAAGGTGAAGGACGTCGAAATGCAAGGAATGGAAGGGTAATAAAAAAACTTCTGTCATCGGGTGACAGAAGTTTCTTTTTTTTCTTAGCTATGTTAGCGTCGGCAATTAAGCTCTAGGTCTAGCTTCTTTAACTACCATTGTACGGCCCATGTATTCAGCTCCGTTCAATTCAGCAATAGCTTTTGCAGCTGCAGCGTCGTCTTCCATTTCGATGAAAGCGAATCCTTTGGATTTACCGGTTTCACGGTCCATAACAACTTTAACTGATGATACTGCTCCGTAATCTTCCATCACTTGTTGCAGATCTCCTTCCTTAACACGGTAGTTAAGGTTTCCAACATAAATGTTCATAATGAAAATGATAAAAAATAAATAAATGAATAAAACTCTCTGGATAGATGGTTACTAATAAAAAGATTAAAACGACAGAGAGTTTACAAATGCGTTTTGGTAACGGAAGTAAAAACCTTGTAATCAAATCGAGAAACTAATGGTCCATCAATCCGCAACAAAGAAAAGAATAATTTTTGGATTAACCATCTTTTTGGAAAGTTAATTTGCGGATTATCAGAAAAAAAGTAGGCCGGGGGAACCTGGCGGGGTGGGTGTTGATGGTGATTTTATCTTGTTTATAGATGGAATATCAGTGAAATATCGATAAAAGATGTGTGAAAGATGGGTGGCGTTGCTGAAATAAATCTGCAATGTCTTTTGAAATTTGAAAGATTAGCACTAATTTTGCACCCTCTTTGAGTATAGAACAAAGTATAAATCAAATAAATAATTGTCAGAATGAACGTTTCATTACAAAACATTGACAAAGTAAGCGCAGAGCTTACTGTAAAGCTTGAGAAAGCCGATTATCAGGAGAAAGTAGACAAAGAGTTGAAATCACTCCGTCAGAAGGCACAGATTCCGGGATTCCGTAAAGGTATGGTTCCGACAAGTCTTATTAAAAAGATGTATGGTAAGTCGGTAATTGCAGAGGTTGTGAATAAAGCACTGCAAGAAGCTGTTTACAATTATATTAAAGAAAATAAGGTGAATATGTTGGGCGAGCCGTTGCCTAACGAAGAAAAGCAACAGAATATTGATTTCGATACAATGGAAGAATTCGATTTCGTATTCGACATCGCTTTGGCACCTGAATTTAAAGCAGAAGTAAGTGCTAAAGATAAAGTAGATTATTATACTATCGAAGTTTCTGACGAAATGATCGACAACCAGGTGAAGATGTATACTCAACGCACTGGCAAGTATGATAAGGTAGACGCTTACGAAGATAATGATATGCTGAAAGGTCTGCTGGCACAGTTGGACGAAGAAGGCAACACAAAAGAAGGTGGTATCCAGGTAGAAGCTGCAGTATTGATGCCTGCTTACATGAAGAACGACGATCAGAAAGCTATTTTTGCTAATGCAAAAGTAAATGATGTATTGGTGTTCAATCCGAATGTGGCTTATGACGGACATGCTGCCGAACTGGGTTCTTTGTTGAAGATTGACAAGGAAATTGCAAAAGACGTGAAGTCTGATTTCAGCTTCCAGGTAGAAGAAATCACTCGTTTTGTTCCGGGTGAATTGACTCAGGAAGTATTCGACCAGGCATTCGGCGAAGGTGTTGTGAAGACTGAAGAAGAATTCCGCGCTAAGATTAAAGAAGAAATCGCAGCTAGATTTGTGGCTGACAGCGATTATAAATTCCTGATCGACATTCGCAAGGTGATGATGGAAAAAGTAGGTAAACTGGAATTCTCTGATGCCCTGCTGAAACGTATCATGTTGCTGAACAACGAAGAAAAGGGAGAAGAATATGTTGCTGAAAACTATGATAAGAGCATTGAAGAACTGACTTGGCACCTGATTAAGGAACAGTTGGTTGAAGCAAACGATATCAAAGTAGAACAGGAAGATGTTCTGAAGATGGCTAGAGAAACAACAAAGGCACAGTTTGCTCAATACGGTATGTTGTCTATTCCTGACGATGTGCTTGACAACTATGCACAGGAAATGTTGAAGAAGAAAGAAACTATCAATAATTTGGTAAGTCGTGTGGTAGAAGTGAAGCTTGCTGCTGCTCTGAAAGCACAGGTTACTTTGGAGAACAAGAACGTTTCGATCGAAGAATTCAATAAAATGTTTGAGTAATCATTCGGTTGAATAAAATATAAAGTCACAGAAACACAGAGTTTTTATAAAATTATAACTCTGTGTTTTTTTGTGTCTCTGTATTCTTTTTCGTTTCTTTGTACTTACGTTTATTTTTAATTTATAAGA includes:
- the lptB gene encoding LPS export ABC transporter ATP-binding protein, giving the protein MEESKMVLRTEDLVKKYGKRTVVSHVSINVKQGEIVGLLGPNGAGKTTSFYMTVGLITPNEGRIFLDDLEITKYPVYKRAQTGIGYLAQEASVFRQMSVEDNIASVLEMTNKPKEYQKEKLESLIAEFRLQKVRKNKGNQLSGGERRRTEIARCLAIDPKFIMLDEPFAGVDPIAVEDIQQIVWKLKDKNIGILITDHNVQETLSITDRAYLLFEGKILFQGTPEELSENQIVREKYLSNSFVLRRKDFQLEK
- a CDS encoding ABC transporter ATP-binding protein, encoding MIEIKGLYKSFDDKTVLSDINADFANGKTNLIIGQSGSGKTVLMKCIVGLLTPEKGEVLYDGRNLVLMGKKEKKMLRKEMGMIFQSAALFDSMTVFDNVMFPLNMFSNDILRDRIKRAMFCLDRVNLGEAKDKFPGEISGGMQKRVAIARAIALNPQYLFCDEPNSGLDPKTSLVIDDLIHDITQEYNMTTIINTHDMNSVLGIGEKVIYIYEGHKEWEGTKDDIFTSTNERLNNFIFASDLLRKVKDVEMQGMEG
- a CDS encoding RNA recognition motif domain-containing protein: MNIYVGNLNYRVKEGDLQQVMEDYGAVSSVKVVMDRETGKSKGFAFIEMEDDAAAAKAIAELNGAEYMGRTMVVKEARPRA
- the tig gene encoding trigger factor gives rise to the protein MNVSLQNIDKVSAELTVKLEKADYQEKVDKELKSLRQKAQIPGFRKGMVPTSLIKKMYGKSVIAEVVNKALQEAVYNYIKENKVNMLGEPLPNEEKQQNIDFDTMEEFDFVFDIALAPEFKAEVSAKDKVDYYTIEVSDEMIDNQVKMYTQRTGKYDKVDAYEDNDMLKGLLAQLDEEGNTKEGGIQVEAAVLMPAYMKNDDQKAIFANAKVNDVLVFNPNVAYDGHAAELGSLLKIDKEIAKDVKSDFSFQVEEITRFVPGELTQEVFDQAFGEGVVKTEEEFRAKIKEEIAARFVADSDYKFLIDIRKVMMEKVGKLEFSDALLKRIMLLNNEEKGEEYVAENYDKSIEELTWHLIKEQLVEANDIKVEQEDVLKMARETTKAQFAQYGMLSIPDDVLDNYAQEMLKKKETINNLVSRVVEVKLAAALKAQVTLENKNVSIEEFNKMFE
- a CDS encoding MlaE family ABC transporter permease, with translation MIKALRTVGRYFMLMGRTFSRPERMRMFFRQYLNELEQLGVNSIGIVLLISFFIGAVITIQIKLNIESPWMPRWTVGYVTREIMLLEFSSSIMCLILAGKVGSNIASELGTMRVTQQIDALEIMGINSANYLILPKITAMVTVIPILVTFSIFAGIIGAFCTCWFAGVMNAVDLEYGLQYMFNEWFIWAGIIKSLFFAFIIASVSAFFGYTVEGGSIAVGKASTDAVVSSSVLILFSDLILTKLLMG
- a CDS encoding transposase, whose translation is MVKIQKISEIEPRLGFTEFDMLKKYRQSFATSELGRLHSLFPFSELARQMHLKSSPLGRKSYFSPEGKIALMVLKSYTNFSDAQLIEHLNGNIHYQLFCGVQIDPLHPLTNPKIVSAIRQELADRLDIESLQLILADHWKPYLENLHVCMTDATCYESHLRFPTDTKLLWEGIVWLHRHLCKHCQTLHIQRPRNKYLDVRRAYLAYSKLRKRKKSQTRMITRRLLQLLEKLLDQLEQLHSSYRNRLTLSSDYQRRFSVIQTVLEQGKNLFAGKKVSNRIVSIDRHYLRPIIRGKETKSVEFGAKVNNIQIDGISFIEHISFKAFNEGVRLKDCIHLQQQLTGVRVKALAADSIYANNANRKFCTKYHISTSFKRKGRAAKDEPLRKILRSELSRERATRLEGNFGTQKQHYSLARIKARNRKTEVLWIFFGIHTANAVCMIEKVEKKKRKAA